Sequence from the Syntrophaceae bacterium genome:
AGGAACAGGAAGGAAGCGATCCCGATCACGAATCCCCAGGCGCTCAACATGAACACATGCCGCAACTGGTTGTACTGTTCCGCCTGCTGTTTCCGGAGCGTTGTCATGACCCTCTCCTCCTTTCCCTGTTCTTCGTCCTGAAATCCGCTTTCCGTGCGTCTGCTGCGGACGGACGGGAGAAGCCCCGTCCGTCTCATTCATTCTTTGCGCTCAGCCGATGAGTCCCCGGATGGCGTCGATGACCGGGTTCGTGAAGAGGGCCACCAGGACCGTGTAGAGGGCGAAAGCGCCCACGGCCTCGTTGGTGTACATCTTCTCATACTTGTGCTTCAGCGACACAATCGTCAGACCGCCCACGATCAGGCAGCCCAGCTGGAAGAAGGGGAAGCTCCCCACGCCCGCCGCGCGTATTCCGCGAAGCTGAAGGTTGCCGTCAGAAGAACCACAATCCCTGCCACCATCATCGTTCCCAGTGTCTTTTTCATGATCCGTCTCCTCTCTGAGGGTTTTTTGTCTTGTTTGACTATCTCCATAGAAAAAAGCATGCCAGGAAAGAAAAACGGAGGTGCTAATTTGTAAAATAACGATACTATTAGATTACAAACAAGGGTGGGGGAAGGTTCCGGAAAAGAAAAACTCGGTCTGAATGGGATTTGGGGAATGCTTCGTTCAATCGACTTGAACGAAACGATCAGGGGTTAAAAAAACCCCCAACGGGAAACCCGCTGGGGGGCATATGATCCGCGGTTGCCGTTTCGCTGGGACGGGACTGAATTCCCTTTGTTGAACGAGTCGGTCTTCCTTCGGGTGGCATCCACCAATAAGACCCTGACGCTCTTACTGTGTTGTTTCAGCCATCCGGCACGATAACGGGCACCGCAGAATCTTCCTTCTTTTGATTTTTTCATAGAACGAATGAATACGGTTGTCAAGAACGTCCGACAGAGAAGCGTAACGACAAGATATCGCTATGCTATATTCAAAGCAAAGAATGTATCGCCGGTCAGCTTCGACCCATCGGCTGGGTTCACAGGCAATCCGTTACAGATATCAACTGCTTAATTGGGAAGAGGAAGGAAGGTTCGGGCAACTTATACCTGAAGCCGCGATTCATGAAGATTCCGCAAGGCAAAACGTGCATTTCCGGTTGCTCTGCGGCTTTGTTTCTTTGCACGACGCTCCTTCCTCTGTTATGGTCCAGTAATCTATATTCACAACACAATAAGGAACGAAGGAAATACAATGCGCAAACAGAATATTCGGAACATTGCCATTATCGCCCATGTCGATCATGGCAAGACAACACTTGTTGACGCCATGCTCAAGCAGACGGGGACATTCCGGGAGCATCAGGAAATCGCCGAACGCGTTATGGATTCCATGGACCTCGAGAGGGAGCGCGGCATCACCATCATGGCGAAAAACACAGCCATCCTGTACGAAAATACCAAAATCAACATTGTCGACACACCGGGTCATGCGGATTTCGGAGGGGAAGTTGAACGAAGCCTCAACATGGTCGATGGTGCAATTTTGCTCGTCGACGCCAGCGAAGGCCCGCTTCCACAGACACGGTTTGTCGTCAAGAAGGCCCTTGCCAAAGGGCTGCCCATCGTCGTCGTCATCAATAAAATCGACCGTGGCGACATCCGGATCGACGAGGTCATCAACGAGATTTACGACATGTTCATCGATCTCGACGCGGGAGAAGAACAGATTGAATTTCCCATCCTCTACACAAACGCCAAGAAGGGAATCGCTCACCAGCAGTTAGGCGACGCTTCAGAAGACATTAAGCCCCTTCTGGACGTCATCTGCAGAGTCATCCCCGGCCCCGAGGCAGACGATGAGCAGATCCCCCAGTTCCTGGTAACGAACCTGGACTACGACCCGTACGTAGGCCAGATTGCCATCGGGCGGCTACAGCACGGAACACTGGCGATGAATCAGTTTTATGCCCTCTGCGGTGAGGATGTTGTCACGACCGGCATGCGGTTTTCCGCCCTGTATACATTTCACGGCCTGAAGAAGAAGCTGGTCGACGTCGTCGAGTCCGGCGACATCGTAGCCATAGCAGGCGTCCCATCCATCACCATCGGCGACACCATCTCATCCCAGGAAAATCCAGTGCCGCTGCCCCGGATCCACGTAGACGAGCCAACCGTTTCAATGATTTTTTCCGTCAACAACAGCCCCCTGGCGGGCAGGGAAGGGAAGTACCTGACATCAAGGCACCTCCTGGAACGCCTTGAGAAGGAGAGCCTCCGGAACGTCGCAATGCAGTTGAAGCACCTGGATCGCAAGGATGCCTTCGAGGTCTGCGGCCGGGGGGAACTGCAGATGGCCGTGCTGATCGAGACCATGCGACGGGAAGGATATGAAGTAATGGTGTCCAAGCCGAACGTCATCACAAAGACCATTGACGGCAAGATCTGTGAGCCGGTCGAACGCGTCTTTATTGATGTGCCGGATGAGTATGTCGGCATCGTGACGGAAAAATTATCGACCCGGAAGGGGCGCATGGTCCAGTTGGTCAACAAGGGAAGCGGACGGGTCAACCTGGAGTTCCTGGTTCCCTCCCGCGGCCTCATCGGCTTCCGCAGCCATTTTATGACGGACACGAAGGGATCCGGCGTCATGAACACGCTTTTTGAGGAATACCAGCCGTGGTTCGGCCCGATCCCGCAGCGAGCCAGCGGGGCGATCCTTGCCGATCGGAGTGGACGGGTGACGACCTATGCGAGCCTGGCGATGGTAGACCGGGGAGAGCTTTTCGTCGAGGTGGGAACCGAGGTCTACGCCGGCATGATCATCGGCGAGAGGAACCGTGCAGGGGACCTGACGGTAAACATCACGAAGGAAAAGAAACTGACGAATATCCGGAGCTCCACGGCGGAGGCCACCGTAACGCTGAGACCGCCACGCCCCCTGTCGCTGGATCAATCCATCGAGTTTATCGCGGTGGACGAGCAGGTGGAGATCACGCCACAGAGCATTCGCCTGCGCAAGGCAGAGCTTGACGCCAACCGGCGGGCATCGCTCCAGAAGAGGGAGGAGCGGGAGTCATGAAAAAAGACCTTTTTGCCGGTGTTCCGTGTGCAAGATGCTGGATTCCGTGGATATGATTTGATATGAAGAGGCGCAAGTTGAGAAGGAAGGGCCGGGTGAGAATTGTCCGGGAATAGCAACCGATCATGTTCTTGCATAGGAGGGCCGCAATGTTGAATGCATTCCGTCAGCGTAGAG
This genomic interval carries:
- the typA gene encoding translational GTPase TypA, with protein sequence MRKQNIRNIAIIAHVDHGKTTLVDAMLKQTGTFREHQEIAERVMDSMDLERERGITIMAKNTAILYENTKINIVDTPGHADFGGEVERSLNMVDGAILLVDASEGPLPQTRFVVKKALAKGLPIVVVINKIDRGDIRIDEVINEIYDMFIDLDAGEEQIEFPILYTNAKKGIAHQQLGDASEDIKPLLDVICRVIPGPEADDEQIPQFLVTNLDYDPYVGQIAIGRLQHGTLAMNQFYALCGEDVVTTGMRFSALYTFHGLKKKLVDVVESGDIVAIAGVPSITIGDTISSQENPVPLPRIHVDEPTVSMIFSVNNSPLAGREGKYLTSRHLLERLEKESLRNVAMQLKHLDRKDAFEVCGRGELQMAVLIETMRREGYEVMVSKPNVITKTIDGKICEPVERVFIDVPDEYVGIVTEKLSTRKGRMVQLVNKGSGRVNLEFLVPSRGLIGFRSHFMTDTKGSGVMNTLFEEYQPWFGPIPQRASGAILADRSGRVTTYASLAMVDRGELFVEVGTEVYAGMIIGERNRAGDLTVNITKEKKLTNIRSSTAEATVTLRPPRPLSLDQSIEFIAVDEQVEITPQSIRLRKAELDANRRASLQKREERES